The DNA segment CCCACAGGGGAGAGGGTAGGGTGAGGGGGAGAGGCTGGTGAGGGGGCAAAGAAGGCCCACTGATCAAACAGGAATCCTCTCCCCTCAGGGGAGAGGCTGGTGGAGATGCCTTGAGCCTCTCCCCTCTGGGGAGAGGTCGGTGAGGGGGTATTCGAACTATGCGTGCTCTTGAAAGATTGATAGTAGCTCTCGATTATTCCAACTCCGAGGAGGCGCTTTCCCTCGTTGACAAACTTGGTGATCTCGTTGGGTTTTACAAAGTAGGGGGTGAGCTATTCGCTTCGGGCGGAAAGAGAATTGTCAGATCGCTCAAAGAAAGGGGAAAAAGAGTATTCCTTGATCTGAAACTCTTTGACATACCGACCACAGTCGAAAGGACTTGCATCGTCCTTGCAGACTTCGGGGTGGACATCGTAGATGTCCACTGCCTGGGCGGAAAAGAAATGATGAAGGCCGCCGTTCGCGGCGCAGCTACTCAAGGAGAAGTTCACCAGCAAACGTGGAGAAGTGACTGGGCGATATCCGGTTTCGAGCAGAGTGATTCCGATCAGTCATCCCCCGGTCCAAGGATAAAGGTAATCGGCGTCACCATGCTTACAAGTTTCGATGAAGCGACATCCCGGAATATCTTTGGCGAAAAGAAAACAGGAGAGTTGTCAGTTCTCCTGGCCCGTGAAGGAAAAGAAGCAGGGCTTCACGGCGTAGTGTGCGGTGCTTCCTACGTTCGCACGATAAAAGACGCCTGCGGCGACAACTTCCTCACCGTTGTCCCGGGTGTCAGACCCAAAGGGGAAACGGAAGATTCCCGGCGTCCGGAAAGAGCGGATCACGTTCGGACTTCGACTCCGGCCGAAACGCTCAAGATGGGCGCCGACTTCATAGTGATGGGAAGGCCGATCACTGCCTCCCGCGATCCCAGAGGGACTGTCCTTGAAATTCGGCAAAGTCTAACCCAGCCGTGACCAACCTTCTCTTGATTCCTCTGTCCCGGCTGGACGGAATCCCCTCGATCTGATTCCTAGTCACGCGCAAACAAGTGACCCCCTCGCAGATTTCCTGAGTTCTCCGATTCACGGGTTACCGGCGCCTGTCATCGCGGTCCGTACGTGAGCTGTCTCGAATTCGTGCCGTCAATGTCCACAACCCAGACTGTCCCGTTGTCGTTGATGGTTCCTGCCTGTGAACCGATAAAGGCCAGCTTTTTGCCATCAGGGGACCACGAAGGCTGAGACCCTGTTATGATCCTACCTGGGTTGCTTCCATCTGAATTCACTATCCATACGGCAACATCCCCTTCATAACCTGAGTAGAAAGCAATCTTCATCGCGTCAGGCGAGAATTTGGGGCCATAATCTGTTGCCTTGCTGCTTGTGAGACGCAAAACACTCCCTCCCGAGCTATCCATCACAAAGATGTCTGAAGAAGAATCGCCCGGGTATCGAATATGTACTATTCTGTTTCCCTCCGGAGACCAATCAGGCATCCGGCCACGGTCGGGACCGATTCGCGTTTTTTTCTGACCCATCCGTTTTCATCTTCGAAATATGATAGTATCCCGTGGAGCTCTCTCCTACATTCGAGTCGTAGACGATCCATTCGCCATCGGGACTCCAGGTGGGGGAGAAATTGCGTCCTTCAAGAGTGAGTTGCTCTATCTGAGTTGCATCCAAGCTGTCCCCTACGACAGGTACCTTGTATATCTGAGCTTTCTCCCCAAACACGATCCATTTCCCGTCAGGACTCCATTCCGCTGGGCCAATACCTAGACCGCGAAGTATTGGACGGGGATTCGTCCCATTTGCATCAATGGTCCATAGTCCAGAGGAGTCAGAGTTTACGGCGTACGAGCCATCGTTTCGGATGTATGTGATTCCCGCATGGCAGTAAAGGATCTTCGAGCCATCAGGAGACCAGACAGGATAGTTATCAATCTCAGGCCAAACCGGATCAATTGTAGGAGGCTGGTAAGGATGACGATTCCTGCTACAGGAAATTGATGAACAAATAAGAAGTGCTATGACTGCTAAGCAACAAACCCTCATTTTAGTAACACGAGGCGCTTGACGTCTACGAACGCGTCTGCCCTGAGTTTTAGTATATAGACTCCACTTGAGAGGCGATCCGCATTCCAGCTGACATGATGATATCCAGCATTCATTGGACCATCGACCAGCCTTGCCACCTCTTTTCCAAGCACATCATATACAACAAGTGAGACATTGCTTTGCTTAGGCAGCTCAAACCTGATCTCTGTGCGAGGATTAAAAGGATTGGGATAGTTCTGTCCCAGTCGATATGTCTTTGGAATGGAAAGTGATGCTTCTTCCTTTATCCCAATAACATAGGGGTAAACATAGAACGAAGCAGTTGCATCCTCACCGGTTATGCTGTCATGCACATCAACCCGTTCAATAATGGTGCTTCCGTCCATGGTCCAGGATTGAGTCTCACTTGTTCCCTGAGCAGTCCAGCTCAGGCCGTGGTCAACTGATACATACCACTGATAACTGTAATCGCCAGACCCTCCGGCAGCACCGGCTCTCCATGTGCCGGTCTGGCCATAGCTGAGGCGATCGGGTCCGAGAATGGACACATACAGATGAGCCGGAATGCCGAGGACGGTGCACGCAAAAGTGACATTCTCGGGTCTTGCCGGATACCAACCATAGTATGCTCCGCTCGGAAGCATGGCAATTTCGTAGACCCATGTTCGAACAATAGCGCCTGTCAAGGTCAGGGTTCCAGGAACGACCTCGCAATACCCCATGGCGAAGTTGTCGTTATAGAGAGTCCAGTCATATCCTGTGGTCGCGAGTCCCCTGCCCCAGGCCCCGACAATGTTTGAGAATTCAGTTGGAAAAGTAACAGACCTTCTGACCTCGTAACGTTTACCAACATAATATCCGTCGGGCGCGCCAGGAAGACTATAGAAATTCCCCTTGAAGTTCTCGGTCGTCTGATAAACTGAACCACCGGTTTCCTCCCATCTACCCATCGCGTACGGTCCTCGCAAGTAGTCCAAGGCCTTCCGAGCATTGACACGACCTGCTCCGTATTCAGAATCCCAGCCCGGTGGATCTATGTCGTCAGCAGAGAGCCTTATGACTTGCTCAATGTCGTCGTTGTAAAGACTCGGGCTGTAGGTTTGGTCAAAACCTTTCAGAAGCATGGCAATACCAGAGACAATTGGAGCTGCCATTGACGTACCCGAGAAGGAAACAGCTATGGTTTTTCGCTGAAGCAATACTTCGAAGATCTGATTTGATGTTGACAGAAACGAGCGTCGCTGTCAAGAGAAAAGTGAAACGTGATTTGTGGGATTGTCGAGACAGGTGGTGTTAGTGCCGAGCTCAGTTGAGGCTAGACACTCAGGGACTCGGACACCGCCAGGAAAGTGACGAGCGGGATGAGATCGCCTGAATGCATCCTCGGGAACAGAAACAGATTCGTGTATCGGTGAGGCATGGACGTTTCTATCCTGGAGAAAACTATCCATTTCCAAATTGGCTGTACAGATTCATACAGAGAATTGACTTCGAAGAGCGGTTCTGTTAGCTTGTGCCGAAGCGCTACAGGCGATGTAATGAAGTCCTGCCGGGTTGGCGCTCTCCCCGGTCAGGAGGTCAATTCGAACGCTTGTGCCTGGACGGCTTTCATTCCGAGCGTTCGCCTAGCCATATAGAAAGGAATGGTGAGAATGCGCGTACTGATTACCGGAATTACCGGATTTGCCGGCAGTCATCTGGTTGACTACATTCTGGCAAACGTTCCCGGAGTTCAGGTTTTCGGAATCTACCGGTGGAGAAGCAGGATGGAGAATGTGGAACATCTGGGTGACAAAGTGAAGATGTATGAGTGCGACATCAGGGACAGCTCATCGGTTAGATTTGTCATAGAGGAGGTCAAGCCGGATAGAATCTTCCATCTGGCAGCCCAGAGTTTTGTTCCGACTTCATGGCTTGCGCCCGGAGAATCTCTCAGCACAAACATAATCGGTCAACTGAACATACTTGAGGCAGTAAGAAAGACCGGAATGAAACCCAGGATCCAGATAGCCGGCTCGAGTGAAG comes from the Candidatus Eisenbacteria bacterium genome and includes:
- the pyrF gene encoding orotidine-5'-phosphate decarboxylase, with the translated sequence MRALERLIVALDYSNSEEALSLVDKLGDLVGFYKVGGELFASGGKRIVRSLKERGKRVFLDLKLFDIPTTVERTCIVLADFGVDIVDVHCLGGKEMMKAAVRGAATQGEVHQQTWRSDWAISGFEQSDSDQSSPGPRIKVIGVTMLTSFDEATSRNIFGEKKTGELSVLLAREGKEAGLHGVVCGASYVRTIKDACGDNFLTVVPGVRPKGETEDSRRPERADHVRTSTPAETLKMGADFIVMGRPITASRDPRGTVLEIRQSLTQP
- a CDS encoding T9SS type A sorting domain-containing protein; the encoded protein is MLQRKTIAVSFSGTSMAAPIVSGIAMLLKGFDQTYSPSLYNDDIEQVIRLSADDIDPPGWDSEYGAGRVNARKALDYLRGPYAMGRWEETGGSVYQTTENFKGNFYSLPGAPDGYYVGKRYEVRRSVTFPTEFSNIVGAWGRGLATTGYDWTLYNDNFAMGYCEVVPGTLTLTGAIVRTWVYEIAMLPSGAYYGWYPARPENVTFACTVLGIPAHLYVSILGPDRLSYGQTGTWRAGAAGGSGDYSYQWYVSVDHGLSWTAQGTSETQSWTMDGSTIIERVDVHDSITGEDATASFYVYPYVIGIKEEASLSIPKTYRLGQNYPNPFNPRTEIRFELPKQSNVSLVVYDVLGKEVARLVDGPMNAGYHHVSWNADRLSSGVYILKLRADAFVDVKRLVLLK